The following coding sequences are from one Treponema parvum window:
- a CDS encoding AGE family epimerase/isomerase, with translation MNYSAEKKIYVDQIQDNFLPYWSKFVDIENGGILNCINNYGDKKISDNKFTWSEGRWLWILCRLCDSAKKKILPNVDASLLETWADGTWNFINSHSVMEDKTCCYLLTRDGKRIRDERTGRFDASIYADCFALIGSSQYAMLSKKQEAIDTSKALYESIKRRVETNNFLTEPYPIPEGYRPHGIPMILTNTVYEYIRMLEAFGLSSDDAVEFGKKNVKFVLDRLMNEDGYINEFISDFSDKEERLLDRHINPGHTIEDIWFQIEFLQAFGSLEKYLPRICKTAKQTWRLGWDSEYGGLFRFVDFEGGKPHGTSTGSQYEKLITDTWDMKLWWPHSEILYTYILLYKLTGDEEFNKIYKQSFDYIFKTFPNAEIGEWIQIRTRDGKPVDKLVALPVKDPFHILRNFIKITELI, from the coding sequence ATGAATTATTCCGCCGAAAAAAAAATATATGTAGATCAAATTCAAGATAATTTTTTGCCTTATTGGAGCAAATTCGTAGATATCGAAAACGGAGGAATACTCAACTGTATTAACAATTACGGCGATAAAAAAATAAGCGATAATAAATTTACGTGGTCCGAGGGAAGATGGCTGTGGATTTTGTGCCGCTTGTGCGATTCTGCAAAAAAAAAGATCTTGCCGAACGTCGACGCTTCGTTGCTTGAAACGTGGGCGGACGGTACTTGGAATTTCATTAATTCCCATTCCGTCATGGAAGATAAAACGTGCTGTTATCTTCTCACACGCGACGGAAAAAGAATAAGAGACGAACGCACCGGACGCTTCGACGCGAGTATTTATGCCGACTGTTTTGCGCTCATAGGTTCATCTCAGTACGCCATGCTGTCGAAAAAACAGGAAGCGATCGATACGTCAAAAGCGCTTTATGAAAGCATCAAACGGCGAGTAGAAACGAATAATTTTTTAACGGAACCGTATCCGATTCCCGAAGGCTATCGCCCGCACGGAATTCCTATGATACTTACGAATACGGTGTACGAATACATACGTATGCTTGAAGCGTTCGGGCTTTCCTCCGACGATGCGGTCGAATTCGGAAAAAAGAACGTAAAGTTTGTGCTCGACCGCCTTATGAACGAAGATGGCTACATAAATGAATTCATATCCGATTTTTCCGACAAAGAAGAGCGGCTGCTCGATCGACATATTAATCCCGGTCACACGATCGAAGATATCTGGTTCCAAATAGAATTTCTTCAGGCCTTCGGTTCGCTTGAAAAATATCTTCCTCGTATCTGTAAAACAGCAAAACAAACGTGGCGACTCGGCTGGGATTCGGAATACGGCGGACTGTTCCGTTTTGTGGATTTTGAAGGAGGAAAACCGCACGGCACGTCGACGGGCTCTCAGTATGAAAAGCTCATAACCGATACTTGGGATATGAAACTTTGGTGGCCGCATTCCGAGATTCTGTATACGTATATTTTGCTGTATAAGCTTACCGGCGACGAGGAATTTAATAAAATATACAAGCAGAGCTTCGACTATATTTTTAAAACCTTTCCGAATGCCGAAATTGGAGAATGGATTCAGATACGCACGCGTGACGGAAAACCTGTGGATAAACTTGTCGCGCTTCCGGTAAAAGATCCGTTTCACATCTTACGCAATTTTATAAAAATCACGGAGCTCATATGA
- a CDS encoding sodium:solute symporter family protein — MSWVDYGMVVAFLVGMVLIGLHSKKNVKNAEDFYVAGGKVPWWLAGVSHHVTGYSGVVFVGYAGIAYATGTQIYFWWGMSIAIAVALGSIIIVPRWPRLRKFLGIQSPTEYLKKRYDTASQVVVAVAGIVSKLIDVGAKWASIGILVQGFTGIPFWVGVLSSALVSIYYMSVGGLIADLWTDFAQWVIQTVGGIVLFVGTLIFLKNEMNLGLFQAFQSLPAGHVSIFNPGRGQGSVTWSLFYFFVILLSYNGGTWSLATRFISSKDDKNAHKGALLSALLYLVWPLVVFTPMWLGPLVFSGWTQAEAAKNLFAALSKKFLPTGLIGLSLAAMYANTLSMCTSDCNTISAVITRDILPIFKKNIDQEGKEGLHLARVTTFVFMALTVIIGLINQKFGGVAGMILSWFAALLGPTAIPLLLGLFPAFKHCDGKAAILSTLGGFLVFVLTKAGALKLPPDLGLVMPTLVAFIVYCVVGFANKASGKKVPDEVETMLQHLGEKA; from the coding sequence ATGAGTTGGGTCGATTACGGTATGGTCGTCGCATTTCTTGTCGGAATGGTTTTGATCGGTTTGCATTCCAAAAAGAACGTCAAAAATGCGGAAGACTTTTATGTCGCAGGCGGTAAGGTTCCTTGGTGGCTGGCTGGAGTTTCTCATCATGTAACCGGATATTCCGGTGTCGTGTTTGTAGGGTACGCGGGAATCGCGTATGCTACGGGAACGCAGATTTATTTTTGGTGGGGCATGAGCATCGCGATCGCCGTTGCCCTCGGTTCTATAATTATCGTACCGCGCTGGCCTCGCCTGAGAAAATTCCTCGGTATTCAGTCTCCTACGGAATATCTCAAAAAACGCTATGACACGGCCTCTCAAGTGGTTGTCGCTGTTGCGGGTATCGTGAGCAAGCTTATCGATGTAGGAGCAAAGTGGGCTTCGATCGGAATTCTCGTACAAGGTTTTACCGGCATTCCGTTTTGGGTCGGCGTATTGAGTTCCGCACTCGTTTCAATTTACTATATGTCCGTAGGCGGTTTAATTGCCGACTTGTGGACGGATTTTGCCCAGTGGGTAATTCAAACCGTCGGAGGTATTGTGCTCTTTGTCGGTACGCTTATTTTCCTGAAGAATGAAATGAATCTCGGTTTATTCCAAGCGTTTCAATCGCTCCCGGCAGGGCATGTTTCTATCTTTAATCCGGGACGCGGACAAGGATCCGTCACGTGGTCGCTGTTTTATTTCTTCGTCATTTTATTGAGCTATAACGGCGGTACATGGAGTTTGGCTACGCGCTTTATTTCCAGCAAAGACGACAAAAACGCCCACAAAGGCGCGCTGCTTTCCGCACTGTTGTATTTGGTATGGCCTCTCGTAGTCTTTACGCCTATGTGGCTTGGACCTCTCGTGTTTTCAGGATGGACTCAGGCTGAAGCCGCGAAAAATTTATTCGCTGCTTTAAGCAAGAAATTTTTGCCGACGGGATTAATAGGTCTGTCCCTCGCCGCGATGTATGCGAATACGCTTTCCATGTGTACGTCGGACTGCAATACGATTTCAGCGGTTATCACGCGCGACATACTTCCGATTTTCAAAAAGAATATCGATCAGGAAGGCAAAGAAGGGCTTCACCTTGCGCGTGTTACAACCTTTGTCTTTATGGCGCTTACCGTCATCATCGGTTTAATCAATCAAAAATTCGGCGGCGTCGCCGGAATGATCCTTTCATGGTTTGCCGCTCTGCTCGGGCCGACGGCTATTCCGCTTTTGCTTGGACTCTTTCCCGCATTTAAACACTGTGACGGAAAGGCTGCAATCCTTTCGACTCTCGGCGGATTTTTGGTATTTGTGCTCACAAAGGCCGGAGCTTTAAAACTGCCTCCGGATTTAGGGCTCGTCATGCCGACTCTCGTCGCCTTTATTGTGTACTGCGTTGTCGGATTTGCTAATAAGGCGAGCGGCAAAAAAGTACCCGATGAAGTGGAAACCATGCTGCAGCATCTCGGAGAAAAAGCGTAA